A genomic stretch from Desulfohalobium retbaense DSM 5692 includes:
- the glp gene encoding gephyrin-like molybdotransferase Glp produces MQHGFFNVVSTQWLLEQFTALGRVAGVESCSLTNAHGRVLAQDIVAKENLPPFTRSSMDGYAVNAQDTFGASESNPGYLECVQEIAIDRLPDFTLHPGQCAALVTGAGLPDGADSVIMVEHTQEMGTGTIEIRRSVAPGENTMLEGEDQAVGSTALHEGRRLRPQDVGLLAALGVTDCEVIPRPKTALLSTGDEIVDVAATPRPGQIRDVNTSTLGALIQRAGGEVTSTARVPDDLEAISTALQSGLDVADLVLISGGSSIGARDHTLTALTRLPQCTILAHGVAMSPGKPTIVATVGETMVMGLPGQVTSAQMVMEVLGLPLLKQLGGEDPDLAPFKATVPAVLTRNIASRQGREDYVRARLATGQSGRIEATPVLGKSGLLKTMLQANGYLRIPAHAEGMQKGQTVTVHLF; encoded by the coding sequence ATGCAGCACGGTTTTTTTAATGTGGTCAGCACGCAATGGCTTCTGGAACAATTCACTGCGCTGGGCCGGGTCGCCGGGGTGGAGAGCTGTTCCTTGACGAACGCCCATGGCCGCGTGCTCGCTCAGGACATCGTCGCCAAAGAAAACCTCCCTCCCTTCACCCGCTCAAGCATGGACGGCTACGCCGTGAACGCCCAGGACACCTTTGGTGCCAGTGAGTCCAACCCGGGATATCTCGAATGCGTCCAGGAAATCGCCATCGACCGCCTGCCGGACTTCACCCTGCACCCTGGCCAATGTGCGGCTCTGGTCACCGGGGCCGGGCTTCCCGATGGTGCGGACAGCGTCATCATGGTCGAACACACGCAGGAGATGGGCACCGGAACCATCGAAATCCGGCGTTCGGTGGCCCCCGGGGAAAACACCATGCTTGAGGGTGAAGACCAGGCGGTCGGATCCACGGCGCTGCATGAAGGCCGGCGACTCCGCCCTCAGGATGTCGGACTGCTGGCGGCATTGGGCGTGACAGACTGTGAAGTGATCCCCCGGCCCAAAACCGCCCTTCTCTCCACCGGTGATGAAATCGTGGACGTCGCCGCCACACCACGGCCGGGTCAGATCCGAGATGTCAACACCTCGACCCTCGGCGCCCTGATCCAGCGGGCCGGAGGCGAGGTCACATCAACAGCACGGGTTCCAGACGACCTTGAGGCCATTTCCACCGCCTTGCAATCCGGCCTCGACGTCGCCGATCTGGTCTTGATTTCCGGTGGCAGTTCCATCGGTGCCCGGGACCACACCTTGACCGCCCTGACCCGCCTGCCCCAGTGCACTATTCTCGCCCACGGCGTGGCCATGAGCCCAGGAAAGCCGACTATTGTGGCCACCGTCGGCGAGACGATGGTCATGGGACTGCCCGGCCAAGTGACCTCGGCCCAGATGGTCATGGAAGTCCTGGGATTGCCCCTTTTAAAGCAACTCGGGGGGGAAGATCCTGACCTGGCGCCTTTCAAGGCCACCGTCCCTGCGGTGTTGACCCGAAATATCGCCTCTAGACAAGGACGGGAGGATTACGTCCGGGCCCGGCTGGCGACGGGGCAGTCCGGAAGAATTGAGGCCACGCCGGTTTTGGGCAAATCCGGCTTACTCAAGACCATGCTCCAGGCCAACGGCTATCTCCGCATCCCCGCCCACGCCGAAGGAATGCAAAAAGGCCAGACGGTCACCGTCCACCTGTTCTAG
- the aspS gene encoding aspartate--tRNA ligase: protein MEERKGKDLLQSVGGWKRTHHLAALTSENLGQEVCLMGWVQFRRDHGGLIFIDLRDRRGLTQIVFSPEINEQAHAEAHVLRPEYVLAVKGTVRERPEGMVNPRLATGEIEVVVTEWKLLNVAQTPPFVLEERAEVSENVRLAHRYLDMRRPGLGSNLVVRHKATQAIRNYLDQLDFLEIETPVLTKSTPEGARDFLVPSRLNQGEFYALPQSPQLFKQLLMYGGMDRYYQIVRCFRDEDLRADRQPEFTQIDMEMSFAEEEDVMGVAEGLVAEVFAKTLGVDLPNPVPRMTYAEAVDKYGLDRPDTRFELLLEEVTELVRGSEFKLFAQAEMVKALRVPQGSELTRKEIDDLTEFVKIYGAKGLAWIKIKDDGWQSPIAKFLSDAECTALTDHLGLQSGDIVFFQAGGADMVNTALGQLRLRLGERFDLVPADRFDLVWITDFPLMEWDDEAQRWVARHHPFTATREEDIAAMLEDPGAVIARSYDLVLNGNEIGGGSVRIHRSEDQWRMFDALGIDRAEAEEKFGFLLRALEYGAPPHAGIAFGLDRLIMILCGAESIRDVIAFPKTQKATCLLTDAPSAVASTQLRELGLRLREKKKSEA, encoded by the coding sequence ATGGAAGAGCGTAAAGGGAAAGATCTCCTGCAATCGGTCGGCGGATGGAAACGGACACACCATCTCGCCGCACTCACGAGCGAAAACCTGGGGCAGGAGGTCTGCCTCATGGGCTGGGTCCAGTTTCGCCGGGACCACGGCGGGCTTATCTTCATCGATCTGCGGGACCGCCGGGGGCTGACGCAGATCGTCTTCTCCCCGGAGATAAACGAGCAAGCCCATGCCGAGGCCCATGTGCTGCGTCCGGAATATGTCCTGGCTGTCAAAGGGACGGTCCGTGAACGCCCTGAGGGGATGGTCAATCCTCGTCTGGCCACTGGCGAGATCGAAGTCGTGGTCACTGAATGGAAGCTACTCAATGTGGCGCAGACCCCTCCCTTTGTCCTCGAAGAGCGGGCCGAGGTCTCAGAAAATGTCCGTTTGGCCCACCGCTATCTGGATATGCGCCGCCCTGGCCTTGGCAGCAATCTGGTGGTGCGCCACAAGGCCACGCAGGCGATTCGCAATTACCTTGACCAATTGGATTTTCTTGAAATCGAAACTCCGGTATTGACCAAGTCGACCCCGGAAGGCGCCCGGGATTTCCTGGTCCCCAGCCGGCTGAACCAAGGGGAATTCTACGCCCTGCCCCAGAGCCCCCAATTGTTCAAACAGTTGCTCATGTACGGCGGCATGGATCGGTATTACCAGATCGTGCGCTGTTTTCGTGACGAGGACCTTCGAGCCGACCGGCAACCGGAATTTACCCAGATCGATATGGAGATGTCCTTCGCCGAAGAGGAGGATGTCATGGGAGTGGCCGAAGGATTGGTGGCTGAGGTCTTTGCCAAGACATTGGGCGTGGACTTGCCGAACCCTGTGCCGCGAATGACCTATGCTGAAGCGGTGGACAAATACGGCCTGGACCGCCCTGACACCCGTTTCGAACTCTTGCTCGAGGAGGTCACCGAGCTGGTGCGCGGCTCGGAGTTCAAGCTCTTTGCCCAGGCGGAGATGGTCAAAGCCCTGCGCGTTCCCCAGGGCAGCGAGCTGACCCGCAAGGAAATCGACGACCTGACCGAGTTTGTGAAAATTTACGGCGCCAAAGGTCTGGCCTGGATCAAGATCAAGGATGACGGCTGGCAGTCGCCCATCGCCAAATTCCTCAGCGACGCGGAGTGCACGGCCTTGACCGACCATCTTGGCCTGCAAAGCGGAGATATCGTCTTTTTCCAGGCTGGCGGGGCCGATATGGTCAATACCGCTTTGGGGCAGCTGCGGTTGCGACTGGGAGAGCGTTTCGATCTCGTTCCCGCTGACCGTTTTGATCTGGTCTGGATCACGGATTTTCCGCTCATGGAGTGGGATGATGAGGCCCAGCGCTGGGTGGCCCGGCACCACCCTTTCACCGCCACCCGCGAAGAGGATATCGCGGCCATGCTTGAGGACCCCGGGGCTGTGATCGCCCGCTCTTACGATCTGGTCCTCAACGGCAACGAGATCGGTGGTGGCTCGGTGCGTATCCATCGCAGCGAAGACCAGTGGCGGATGTTCGACGCCCTGGGCATTGACCGGGCCGAGGCCGAGGAAAAATTCGGCTTTTTGCTCCGCGCCCTGGAATACGGTGCCCCTCCCCACGCGGGTATTGCCTTTGGACTTGATCGTCTTATTATGATTTTGTGCGGTGCCGAATCGATCCGAGATGTCATCGCGTTTCCGAAAACCCAGAAGGCGACCTGTCTGTTGACCGATGCTCCTTCCGCAGTGGCCAGCACGCAATTGCGTGAACTCGGCCTGCGGTTGCGGGAGAAAAAGAAATCAGAAGCGTAG
- a CDS encoding DUF116 domain-containing protein yields the protein MQHNDDSSLSSIEQDIRASFVARKRLFIGLITGTSLLVCLVLVLLWVVPYVGLSELHPAAPWVWGAIIAVGIGLIGWSSLAMVLNILFKRPILFSKRLRGLTIKLFLPVMTLVGRAVGLSKEKIRSSFIKVNNELVLSEGKRYAPEKVLMLMPHCLQNSMCKYRLTYNVENCKRCGLCPIAGLLELRDRYGVHLTVATGGTIARRIVVQTRPKVIIAVACERDLASGIQDTYPLPVYGVLNERPHGPCLDTQVSLQRTEWALRRFVRSEALPAEKVFPEALPDPGRRKPKPDSSVAAG from the coding sequence ATGCAGCACAACGACGATTCTTCCTTGAGTTCTATTGAACAGGATATCCGGGCTTCTTTTGTGGCCCGAAAACGCCTTTTTATTGGGCTGATCACCGGAACCTCTCTCCTGGTTTGCCTGGTACTGGTACTGCTCTGGGTTGTACCCTACGTCGGCTTAAGTGAGCTGCACCCTGCTGCGCCCTGGGTCTGGGGGGCGATCATTGCCGTGGGCATCGGGCTTATCGGCTGGTCCTCTCTGGCGATGGTCCTCAATATCCTTTTCAAACGCCCGATCCTCTTTTCCAAGCGGTTGCGCGGGCTGACCATCAAGCTTTTTTTGCCGGTCATGACCCTTGTCGGCCGTGCGGTCGGTTTGTCGAAAGAGAAGATCCGGTCCTCGTTTATCAAGGTCAATAACGAACTGGTGCTCTCCGAAGGCAAACGGTACGCGCCGGAGAAGGTGCTCATGCTCATGCCCCACTGCCTGCAAAACAGCATGTGCAAATACCGGCTGACCTACAATGTGGAGAACTGCAAGCGGTGCGGACTCTGTCCCATCGCTGGACTGCTCGAATTGCGCGACCGATACGGCGTCCATCTGACCGTGGCCACAGGGGGGACCATCGCCCGGCGCATCGTGGTCCAGACCCGGCCGAAGGTCATCATTGCCGTGGCCTGCGAACGGGATCTGGCCAGTGGTATCCAGGATACCTATCCTCTGCCGGTGTACGGGGTGCTCAATGAGCGCCCGCACGGCCCCTGTCTTGATACCCAGGTCTCGTTGCAGCGCACCGAATGGGCCCTGCGTCGGTTCGTGCGTTCGGAGGCCCTGCCTGCGGAAAAGGTCTTTCCCGAAGCCTTGCCCGATCCTGGCCGTCGGAAGCCGAAGCCCGATTCCTCAGTCGCGGCAGGCTGA
- a CDS encoding cell division protein FtsX: protein MIGLWWRLLVRGVRDIGLDKWVQLFTLGAVTLVTFLAGGFLLLVHNLDTQLVQRQGSVQFQVYWQRNATLETVQQDWRSLEGWSGLRSLQEFTPRQAALSLDGALEGEVELKSERSHILPATALLRFRVPGENAQQWAQQRLDRLRALPRVAEVHYNPLQLQTAGSWVQISQRLVWPVIGFLVLVLALVVGNTFRLALLHRRDEVELLQLVGAGRWYIQMPLLVGGALQGAAGAGLALGLLKGAQLGLESILNTAPLWIQVHYLPWHLVGGVVAGVTAVGAVSSWIAVKEE, encoded by the coding sequence GTGATTGGTTTGTGGTGGCGACTCCTGGTCCGGGGCGTCCGGGATATCGGTCTGGACAAATGGGTCCAGCTCTTCACGCTGGGGGCGGTCACTCTGGTCACGTTTCTCGCTGGTGGTTTCCTCCTTCTGGTCCACAACCTGGATACGCAACTCGTGCAGCGCCAGGGCAGTGTCCAATTCCAGGTCTATTGGCAGCGCAACGCCACGCTGGAGACCGTGCAGCAGGATTGGCGAAGCCTGGAAGGGTGGTCGGGGCTGCGGTCGCTGCAGGAGTTCACGCCCAGACAGGCAGCCCTATCGCTGGATGGGGCTCTGGAAGGGGAGGTGGAGCTCAAAAGCGAACGGAGCCATATCTTGCCAGCGACCGCGTTGTTGCGTTTTCGGGTCCCCGGCGAGAACGCGCAGCAATGGGCGCAGCAGCGCCTGGACCGGTTGCGGGCTCTGCCACGGGTGGCCGAGGTCCACTATAATCCTTTGCAATTGCAGACCGCCGGATCCTGGGTCCAGATCAGTCAGCGCCTGGTATGGCCAGTTATCGGATTTCTTGTTCTTGTGCTGGCCCTTGTGGTCGGCAATACCTTCCGGCTGGCTTTATTGCACCGGCGGGATGAAGTCGAGTTGCTGCAACTTGTCGGGGCCGGACGGTGGTATATCCAGATGCCTTTACTCGTCGGCGGCGCCTTGCAGGGCGCTGCCGGGGCCGGATTGGCGCTGGGGCTGCTCAAGGGGGCTCAGCTCGGTCTGGAATCGATCTTGAACACGGCACCGCTGTGGATCCAGGTCCATTACCTGCCCTGGCATCTGGTCGGGGGAGTTGTGGCCGGGGTTACAGCGGTTGGGGCTGTAAGTAGTTGGATCGCGGTGAAGGAGGAGTAA
- the ilvD gene encoding dihydroxy-acid dehydratase produces MRSRKMTQGLERAPHRSLLYATGMTREEMDRPLIGVVNAANDIVPGHIHLGTISQAVKDGVRMGGGTPLSFPAIGVCDGLAMGHEGMRMSLPSREIIADSIELMATAHPFDGLVLIPNCDKIVPAMLMAMLRLNIPAILVSGGPMLAGKSKGQATDLIKVFEGVGQVKRGTMPSEELDELEQSACPGCGSCSGMFTANSMNCLAEAIGLALPGNGTIPAVAAGRVRLAKAAGQQVLHLVEKQITPRSIVTAESVANAVTVDMALGCSTNTVLHLPAIFREAKLELGLDIFDAISSKTPNLCRLSPAGPDHIEDLDQVGGIPAVMQELASGGLLNTGVATVTGRTLQENLASVQRPGHQEVVRSLDNPYSERGGIAILRGNIAPDGAVVKQSAVHPDMMVRSGPARVFDSEEDAVEAILGDAISAGDVIVIRYEGPKGGPGMREMLSPTSAIAGMGLDADVGLITDGRFSGGTRGAAIGHVSPEAAEGGVIGLIEEGDTIHINIPERRLQLEVEASELQRRREVWQPVHKEVQSPVLRRYRKLATSAAQGAVYRDDE; encoded by the coding sequence ATGCGCAGCAGGAAAATGACCCAAGGTTTGGAGCGTGCCCCACATCGCTCACTGCTTTATGCGACCGGTATGACCCGGGAAGAAATGGACCGTCCGCTGATCGGGGTGGTCAACGCCGCGAATGATATTGTTCCGGGGCATATCCATCTCGGGACCATCAGCCAGGCCGTGAAAGACGGCGTGCGCATGGGCGGCGGGACACCGCTTTCGTTTCCGGCCATCGGGGTTTGCGACGGGCTGGCCATGGGGCATGAAGGCATGCGCATGAGTCTGCCGAGCCGGGAGATCATCGCCGATTCCATCGAACTCATGGCCACCGCTCATCCGTTTGACGGTCTGGTGCTCATCCCCAACTGCGACAAGATCGTCCCGGCTATGCTCATGGCCATGCTGCGGTTGAATATCCCGGCGATCCTGGTCAGTGGCGGGCCGATGCTGGCTGGGAAGTCTAAGGGGCAAGCGACGGATCTGATCAAGGTTTTTGAAGGAGTTGGGCAGGTCAAGCGCGGCACCATGCCCTCCGAAGAACTCGACGAGTTGGAGCAATCGGCTTGCCCCGGTTGCGGCTCCTGTTCAGGGATGTTTACTGCCAATTCCATGAATTGTCTGGCTGAAGCCATCGGCTTGGCCCTGCCCGGCAACGGGACCATTCCAGCAGTGGCCGCCGGCCGAGTCCGTCTGGCCAAGGCCGCTGGGCAGCAGGTGCTCCATCTGGTTGAAAAGCAGATCACACCACGCTCCATTGTCACGGCCGAGAGTGTGGCCAATGCAGTGACCGTGGACATGGCTCTGGGGTGCTCGACCAATACGGTGCTCCATCTGCCGGCGATTTTTCGGGAGGCCAAGCTCGAACTCGGTCTGGACATCTTCGACGCCATCAGCAGCAAGACCCCGAACCTCTGCCGGTTGTCGCCTGCCGGTCCGGATCATATCGAAGACCTCGATCAGGTCGGCGGAATTCCGGCGGTCATGCAGGAACTCGCTTCCGGTGGGCTGTTGAACACGGGTGTCGCCACTGTGACCGGTCGCACCCTGCAAGAGAATCTGGCCTCTGTGCAGCGCCCCGGGCACCAGGAGGTCGTCAGATCGCTGGACAACCCGTATTCCGAGCGGGGAGGGATCGCCATTTTGCGCGGCAACATCGCGCCGGACGGGGCGGTAGTCAAACAGTCCGCAGTCCATCCGGACATGATGGTCCGCTCAGGACCGGCGAGAGTCTTTGACAGTGAGGAAGACGCGGTGGAGGCCATTTTGGGCGATGCGATCTCGGCTGGCGATGTCATCGTCATCCGGTACGAGGGACCGAAAGGCGGCCCTGGGATGCGAGAGATGCTTTCCCCCACCTCGGCTATTGCCGGCATGGGGTTGGACGCTGATGTGGGCTTGATCACTGACGGACGTTTCAGCGGGGGCACACGCGGCGCGGCCATCGGTCATGTCTCTCCCGAAGCGGCTGAGGGCGGGGTTATTGGCCTGATCGAAGAAGGGGATACCATCCATATCAATATCCCGGAACGGCGGCTGCAACTCGAGGTCGAGGCAAGCGAACTTCAGCGCCGTCGCGAGGTCTGGCAGCCGGTGCATAAAGAAGTCCAGTCCCCGGTTTTGCGCCGGTATCGGAAGTTGGCCACCTCCGCAGCCCAGGGAGCGGTGTACCGCGACGACGAGTAA
- the hisS gene encoding histidine--tRNA ligase, translated as MSTIKKIKGFNDLFPPVSAIYSRMEQTAREVFSRYGYYEIRVPLLEKTELFARSIGDETDVVQKEMYTFPDRKGRSLTLRPEATASVVRAYIENKRYASESVSRMFTFGPMFRYERPQKGRQRQFHQVNCELLGAEAPQSDAELILMLWEYLQALGLDGLHLDLNSLGCRECRPAYHETLGSYLAGVDADELCDDCRRRKTTNPLRVLDCKVEGCRSVMQQAPRLADHLCSGCQSHFASVRTILDRAGIPYTINPRLVRGLDYYQRTTFEVVAENIGAQTAVAGGGRYDGLVSDLGGPALPGTGFACGMERLALLLQEQEQPGTPVDFFLAVLDDEARDEAILQAQQLRKQGLAGEVGYEAKSPKSHLRHANKAGAAYCLLLGGQELQEKAFVVKNMQSGAQETVSWEETGRALRQQRV; from the coding sequence ATGAGCACAATCAAGAAAATCAAAGGTTTCAACGATCTTTTTCCTCCTGTGAGCGCTATTTACAGCCGGATGGAACAAACCGCTCGGGAGGTTTTCAGCCGTTACGGGTACTACGAAATCCGGGTGCCCTTGTTGGAAAAGACGGAGCTCTTTGCCCGTTCTATCGGTGATGAGACCGATGTCGTGCAGAAGGAGATGTACACCTTTCCCGACCGCAAGGGGCGGTCGTTGACCCTGCGGCCTGAAGCAACAGCCAGCGTGGTCCGGGCCTATATCGAAAATAAGCGCTACGCCAGTGAATCGGTGAGCAGGATGTTCACCTTCGGGCCCATGTTTCGGTATGAGCGTCCGCAAAAGGGACGTCAGCGCCAATTCCACCAGGTCAATTGCGAATTGCTCGGCGCAGAGGCCCCCCAATCGGACGCCGAGTTGATTCTCATGTTGTGGGAGTATCTGCAGGCCCTGGGCTTGGACGGCTTGCACCTGGATTTGAATTCTTTGGGGTGTCGGGAGTGCCGCCCAGCCTACCACGAGACGTTGGGCTCCTATCTGGCCGGGGTCGATGCCGACGAGCTTTGCGACGACTGCCGGCGCCGCAAGACCACCAACCCCCTGCGGGTCCTGGACTGCAAGGTTGAGGGGTGCCGCTCTGTAATGCAGCAGGCCCCGCGTCTGGCCGACCACCTGTGTTCCGGGTGTCAATCCCATTTCGCCTCCGTGCGCACCATTTTGGACCGCGCCGGCATTCCGTACACCATCAATCCGCGTCTCGTGCGGGGGCTGGACTATTACCAGCGGACCACTTTTGAAGTCGTGGCCGAGAATATCGGTGCCCAAACCGCTGTGGCCGGCGGGGGGCGTTATGATGGACTGGTCAGCGATCTCGGCGGTCCAGCCCTGCCCGGCACCGGCTTCGCCTGCGGTATGGAACGGCTGGCCCTGCTGCTCCAGGAACAGGAGCAACCCGGTACCCCGGTGGATTTTTTTCTGGCCGTGCTCGACGACGAGGCCCGTGACGAGGCTATTCTCCAGGCTCAGCAATTGCGGAAACAGGGCCTGGCCGGAGAGGTCGGCTATGAGGCCAAAAGTCCCAAAAGCCACTTGCGCCACGCCAACAAGGCCGGAGCAGCGTATTGCCTCTTGCTGGGCGGGCAGGAACTGCAAGAAAAGGCTTTTGTGGTCAAAAATATGCAAAGCGGGGCCCAGGAGACCGTCTCCTGGGAGGAGACGGGGCGGGCCCTGCGCCAGCAGCGGGTCTAA
- a CDS encoding molybdopterin-guanine dinucleotide biosynthesis protein MobB produces MQAAVALVGYKKSGKTSLAVALAREFQSRGFSVAAAKCAHTPLDKTQTDTGQLHEVCDVVAGLGPAETTVSWSSRHYLADLLPLLQADVLLVEGCKDQKWLPRILLSSPEQPADAALEPELALGCWGTPHFTGMPVFTEVPELAQHVLEHGFLLPGLDCGACGREDCAGLTRDIVAGKVTPAACQARKADLSVKVNGQELGLNPFVRDIIGGSIRGMLSQLKGYAPGTIDITMEA; encoded by the coding sequence ATGCAAGCTGCTGTTGCCCTGGTGGGGTACAAAAAAAGCGGAAAGACCTCCCTTGCCGTGGCCCTGGCTCGCGAGTTCCAGAGTCGCGGCTTTTCCGTTGCCGCCGCCAAATGCGCCCATACACCTCTGGACAAAACGCAAACCGACACCGGCCAACTCCACGAAGTCTGTGATGTCGTGGCCGGACTCGGCCCAGCGGAGACCACGGTATCCTGGTCCAGCAGGCACTATCTCGCGGATCTGCTCCCGCTGTTGCAGGCCGATGTCCTGCTCGTTGAAGGCTGCAAAGACCAGAAATGGCTCCCACGGATTCTGCTCAGCTCTCCGGAGCAACCCGCGGACGCGGCCTTGGAACCGGAACTTGCCCTTGGCTGCTGGGGCACGCCCCACTTCACCGGAATGCCTGTATTCACCGAAGTGCCGGAGTTGGCCCAGCATGTCCTCGAGCACGGCTTCCTGCTCCCCGGACTCGATTGTGGCGCCTGTGGTCGTGAGGATTGCGCCGGCCTGACCCGGGACATCGTAGCCGGCAAGGTCACCCCGGCCGCCTGTCAGGCGCGCAAGGCAGACCTGAGCGTCAAGGTCAACGGCCAGGAGCTTGGGCTCAACCCCTTTGTCAGGGACATCATCGGCGGCTCCATCCGGGGTATGCTCTCCCAGCTCAAAGGCTACGCCCCCGGGACCATCGACATCACCATGGAGGCCTGA
- a CDS encoding class I SAM-dependent methyltransferase yields the protein MADSVCWGKEELERLRAWEHSFPGRYALGMERSLLFRLMSGWPRRRQRLLEVGCGTGFFLEAAWESGFSVSGLDRSPLMLQATRERLGPRADLHLGTAEDLPFWDNDFDFVLVLTVLECVSNPQAVLAEACRVARKGVVVSFLNPFSVYYLTHGLPWPGVRNSLLRRAKWLSWPRLRCMIFQEAGPRPMTCRSVLPGPMVSWRNNRVCNTLNARIYPPNIGAYQGVRIDLVGQPVGTPLLGWTHQPAA from the coding sequence ATGGCCGACTCGGTATGCTGGGGCAAAGAGGAATTGGAGCGGCTGCGGGCCTGGGAGCACAGCTTTCCCGGTCGCTACGCTCTGGGTATGGAACGCTCGCTCTTGTTCCGGCTCATGTCGGGCTGGCCGCGCCGGCGCCAACGGTTGCTTGAAGTCGGCTGCGGCACCGGCTTCTTCCTGGAAGCGGCCTGGGAGTCAGGATTTTCTGTCTCCGGGCTGGACAGGTCGCCCCTTATGCTCCAGGCGACCCGGGAGCGGCTTGGCCCGCGGGCGGATCTCCATCTGGGAACGGCAGAAGACCTCCCGTTTTGGGACAACGATTTCGATTTCGTTTTGGTGTTGACGGTGCTGGAATGCGTTTCCAATCCCCAGGCCGTCCTTGCCGAAGCTTGCCGGGTGGCCCGCAAAGGGGTGGTAGTCAGTTTTCTCAACCCCTTTTCCGTCTATTACCTGACACACGGCTTGCCCTGGCCCGGAGTGCGGAACAGTCTGCTCCGCAGGGCGAAGTGGCTGAGCTGGCCCAGGTTGCGGTGCATGATTTTTCAGGAGGCCGGCCCGAGACCAATGACCTGCCGTTCCGTGTTGCCGGGGCCAATGGTCTCCTGGCGGAACAACAGAGTCTGCAATACGTTGAATGCCCGGATTTATCCCCCGAATATCGGCGCGTACCAGGGGGTTCGCATCGATCTGGTCGGCCAGCCAGTGGGTACGCCACTTCTCGGCTGGACCCATCAGCCTGCGGCTTGA
- the def gene encoding peptide deformylase — MTLSICTYPDPVLARRAEPVAEISEEVRQLASDMVETMYANQGIGLAAPQVGKSWRLITVDISGPENQTELVTLVNPEIQWRDGETETEEGCLSVPEFRSKVQRAAKVRVTGQDLDGNAVDMEADGLLAVCLQHEIDHLEGTIILDHVSRLKRSMYTKKVSKWQKQD; from the coding sequence ATGACCCTTTCAATCTGTACCTATCCCGATCCAGTTCTGGCCCGACGGGCGGAACCAGTCGCGGAGATCTCGGAAGAAGTCCGGCAATTGGCCTCTGATATGGTTGAAACCATGTACGCCAACCAGGGTATAGGGCTGGCTGCTCCCCAGGTCGGGAAGAGCTGGCGCTTGATCACCGTGGATATCAGCGGCCCGGAAAACCAGACCGAACTGGTGACCCTGGTCAACCCGGAGATCCAATGGCGTGACGGTGAGACCGAGACCGAAGAAGGCTGCCTCAGTGTTCCGGAGTTCCGGAGCAAGGTCCAGCGGGCGGCCAAAGTCCGCGTCACTGGTCAGGATCTTGACGGCAATGCGGTGGATATGGAGGCCGACGGCCTCCTGGCGGTCTGCCTGCAGCATGAAATCGACCATCTGGAAGGGACAATCATCCTCGACCACGTGAGCCGGCTCAAGCGCTCCATGTATACAAAGAAAGTCAGCAAATGGCAGAAACAGGACTAA
- the fmt gene encoding methionyl-tRNA formyltransferase, translating into MAETGLTPLRIVFMGTPEFAAVPLSALAAWDQAEIVGVYTQPDRPCGRGRVCRPCAVKEKAQELGIPVFQPQDFKSEASREELHSLKPDVLVVAAYGLILPQTVLDIAPMGAVNIHASLLPKYRGAAPIQRALLHGEPVTGITIMQMEAGLDSGPILLQRALGVGVNDTAADLHDELADLGSRLVIEALAKLRQERIAPVEQDPSLATYAPKLVKTEGVVDWNRPAQEVHNQLRALYPWPGSYFIWHPPDGGEPIRLTVFPGAIGREKKDTETPGQFLGIEDGHLALACVDKIYLVPRIQPAGRKALDPKGFFCGYLSRCAE; encoded by the coding sequence ATGGCAGAAACAGGACTAACCCCCCTGCGCATCGTTTTTATGGGCACGCCGGAATTCGCGGCAGTGCCCCTTTCCGCGTTGGCGGCCTGGGACCAGGCCGAGATTGTCGGCGTCTACACCCAACCCGACCGCCCCTGTGGCCGGGGCCGGGTCTGTCGGCCCTGTGCGGTAAAGGAAAAGGCTCAGGAACTCGGCATTCCAGTCTTTCAGCCGCAGGATTTCAAGAGCGAAGCCTCCAGGGAAGAATTGCACTCCCTCAAGCCGGATGTCCTCGTGGTCGCCGCCTACGGGTTGATCCTGCCTCAAACGGTTCTGGATATCGCTCCGATGGGAGCGGTGAACATCCACGCCTCGCTGCTGCCGAAATACCGGGGCGCCGCCCCGATCCAACGGGCCCTGCTCCACGGCGAACCGGTCACCGGCATCACCATCATGCAGATGGAGGCCGGGTTGGACAGCGGCCCCATACTCTTGCAACGGGCTCTTGGGGTCGGCGTCAATGACACGGCGGCTGATCTCCATGACGAATTGGCAGACCTCGGGAGCCGATTGGTCATCGAGGCCTTGGCCAAACTGCGCCAAGAGCGAATTGCCCCCGTCGAGCAGGATCCCAGTCTGGCGACCTATGCCCCCAAACTGGTCAAGACGGAAGGGGTTGTGGACTGGAATCGACCCGCCCAGGAGGTCCACAATCAGCTTCGGGCCCTGTATCCCTGGCCGGGGTCCTACTTTATCTGGCACCCCCCTGACGGCGGAGAACCGATACGGTTGACCGTGTTTCCCGGCGCCATCGGCCGGGAAAAAAAGGACACGGAGACACCGGGGCAGTTTCTGGGAATAGAAGACGGCCATCTGGCCCTGGCCTGCGTCGACAAGATTTACCTTGTGCCGCGTATTCAGCCTGCCGGTCGGAAAGCCCTGGACCCCAAAGGTTTTTTCTGCGGCTATCTCAGCCGCTGTGCGGAATAG